DNA sequence from the Paenibacillus azoreducens genome:
TTCTTCTATTTGTCATCCCCCTGCAGCTTCTGCTTATCTTAGTTCTATCGAATTTCGTATATATGGGCCTCCAGCAATTTTTCCATATTTTCACTTTGAAAATGTCCAATCTACCAAGGTTAATTATAGGAATAAATGTATATTATTCTCATTAAAGTAAGAAAAATGTTGAAATTCTAGCAAGATTAATTATTATTAAATAAAAGGGAGGTGGATCCCATGATTCCAGTATTGAAGCACAAACACTAGCTAGCGTAAACCCCAGAAATCACTGCCATAAGGCAATCGGAGGGGAAATATAATTTGGAATACGTAGATATATTTGCTGAGATAGTATCTATCATGCATCAGGATTATGCAGGATTTGAGGAAAAAAAAGGTTGGGATAATCCTGATTATTTTACCCAAAAAATAGAGTGCCTTGAAACCAGTAAATTAATGACACCGCAACTGTTTACTGATATTGTGAATGAATATCTTATTTGTTTCAAAGATCGTCATATGTATTTTCTCTTACATAATTCAGAAAAGGTAGAACCGAAAACTTGTGGTTTTACCGTAAGGAACTACGAAGACACATTATACGTAACAGGGGTTTATGAAGAGAACAGATTTGGAAAAGGGGCAAAAATTGTTTCTATTGACGGACAATCCATTTCTTCGATAAGAAAAATGCACCGTGAAATGCTTAGAGAATCTCACCCTGAGAGAGAAGAATGGGATGATATTATGAACAAAGCTAAGTATTTTGAGCTTATTAATGAGAATAAAGATTTAGTTAAGCTGGAATTAAGACTATACGGACGAACTTCTAAAAAGTCAACTTATGCTATTCATTTTATCAATGAAGATACGTTATTATTAACCTTTTCTGATTTTAGAGATCCCGATAGAATAATGAATCTAATTGAAAAACATAAGGATGACCTGCTCGAAAGTAAAAATTTAATTGTTGATGTCCGGAGGAATAGTGGAGGCAATGCTCATGCTTTTTCTTCTTTATTAAGATATATCTTTAAAAAGGGAGAAAAACCAACTTCTGATCTTAAAGTACGAGAATTTAATTGTTCTGACCGTAATGTGGAACTATTTTTAAAGCAGGCCAGGGAAGTTCGAAATTCAACAGATAATGGAGAAACTCTTAAAATGTTAGAGTTTGCTGAAAATCAATTTAAAAAATATCAAAATCAAGGGTTTGTTGCTTTTGACTTTTCGGAATATATTGCAGAAGTAGAAAACAATTTTGAGGGGGAGGATAATCCAAAAAATGTAATTATATTATCAGACTGCTATTGTGCAAGTGCCGGAGAGGAACTTGTGGAAATTAGTAAAGAATCATCCAAAGTAACAATAGTAGGACGTGCCACCATGGGACTAAATGATTATAGCGACTTAGTTAGTGTCAATTGGGAAAATCAGTTTTCTCTATATTATCCAATATCAAGACTTAAACGTAAAACAGAAACAGACCCAATACACGGAAAAGGAATTCAACCTCATATGTATATAAAATGGACACCTAAACATATTGAAGAAGATATAGATTTAAATCAAGCATTGAAATTAATTAATAGCTAAGGGCTATAGACTATCGAAATCTTGAGATAAAGCTGCGGGTTAGGTTCATGGGGAAGGGCACACTATGAATACGGAAATAGCAATACCTTTATACTGGCAACAGAATAATGTATTTATAATTTTTTAGAAAGAGGAGGGTTTTCTCTGTCCTTTGCTTCTTCCCTGCTGCTGGATTTGCTCAGTTGGTTTTTTATTGGGAGCGGAATAATGAAGCTACTTTCCCACCGGCATTTTATACAACATGTCATTCATTTAAGGATAGTACCACCAAACGCCCTGGGCAAACTTTCAGTCATGCTTTTGATCGGTATAGAGTTGCTGCTGGGTATTCTGCTGAACGCCAGAATTTTAGTGTTCTACGTTCTTTTCAGTCTTCTTTTGCTCATGATAGGCCTGACCGTCTTGGTAGTCATACTAATCAAGAAGGGAAAATCCAGTGAAGACTGCGGATGTTACGGAAGGTTCTATAAAGAAAAACTAAATGCAAGCAAAGTGATTAGTAACTTAATATGGATTTCCCTGATCCTCATTGCATTTTTTTTACCCAGGGACAATTCCTCTTTTTTCGCCAACTTCTTAGCGCTGCTATTCATGATCACTCGGTTTGCTATTTTAAGGCTCAACCAATTCTTTACATCGTTTTCACTATTTAAAGAAAGATTGTGAGCGATTTTGTTCTTAAATGTTATTCTAGGTATTCTGATAATTGTCGTTATCTTTTTATGCTATGTCGTCTTCAAACTGGTAAAGCAACTCACCAGTTTTTATAATTTGATTTACTCTCGAACATCAGGAATATCAGTAGGAGAACCTATTCCTTTTACCGACTTTCTTCCCTCCGAGCCTTCCGGAGCACAAGTTCTTATATTCGGCAAACCAACTTGTTCCGCTTGTAGGAAGCTGCTTATGCAGATACAAAAAGAGAAGTTGCACCAGAGTATAAATATTTCCGTACTATATCAAGATTCAGAATCTGAACAACAAGAATTTTCCCAACAGAAACATTTTTCCTTCCCAATAAAAACCATCACGAAAGAACAAAAATCACTCTTTAAGATTGAGGTCGCGCCGTATACATACGTCATCGACAAACAAGGCATTATCCGTTACAAGGGTGTGCTGAGTAGCCGTGAAATTGTAAATGCATATAAATTTGTTCAAGCAACTACCTGAACAAAAGTACCGTTAAGCAAATATGAAATAGCACGTCTGTAAAGTCCGCGAAGTTCGCGGACTTTTGTATTGGCAGCGCGCCGACTAAGGAGTAAAAGTCTCCAGCATACCGCGAGGTGGCGGAAGTGCGTAGCTGATAGGCAGTGCGTAGTCCGTAGGATGCGTACGGAGGACATGAAAGCAAACCCCGGAAAGACCATGTTGGCCGGCGAGACCGGATAACCCTGCAAAAAGAAGGGAATGTCCAATACCACCGTAGATCTTGCAGGTTAGGAGGACTGGATTCGGAAGATCGTATCGCATATTCGTAATTGAGACGAAGAATTGCACGAGAGAGATTAAGGGAACGCGAGGGGATAAGCCATGGACGGTGAGCAACCATTTTCAGAATTCGTAGAAGGCAGTAATAGCGAACGTTTTGAATTGGACGAAATATGTGATTGTTAATAAATCCGTTTTCATAGGATGTTATAATTTGGATAGTACATACACACCTTAAGTGAACAGTAGGTTGGTGCTACTGAGTCCGAAAAGGAGGGATATTATGATCGCTGAAATCCACAGCAAAATCTCAAGCTCTGGCAGTAACTTGGGCATGTTACCGCAATCTGAAAAAGGGATTTATATATAATTTAAGCATCAGAAAGAGACGCGATAGAAGAATACGCCCAGAGGTTGATGAGAATTCCATCGGATGCCGATATTAAAACAAAAGGAGGTGGTATAATGGATATTGCGGCTTTGTCTACTTCCATGAGTCAGGCGGCATTGGCTCAACAGGTAAGCCTATCGGTGCTCCGCATGGCTAAAGGCCAGGTGGAATTGCAAGGACAGGATCTGGTCCAGATGATGGAAAAGAGCATTGATCCCAACTTGGGAAAACATATTGACGTTTCGGTGTGACCTTACTAAGAAAAATGGATTAACAGAGCACGCAGCTACTGCGTGTTCTTTTTGATTTCCCTCATTTTTGAGCTGGATAGCCATCATGGGCAACTATGTTACGAAGTGAGTAAATTGGTAATGTATCTAAGGAGATGAAAGTTCCACTGGCCATCAACATACCCATCTCCGCTTTATTCGGCCCGATCTCCTCGAAGTAGAGCGGAAAGTAAGAGGAAATGATTGCAATAGTTCCATATAAGAAAAAGTTAAAAAACATAACGAAAAATTATTACAT
Encoded proteins:
- a CDS encoding peroxiredoxin family protein; this translates as MQIQKEKLHQSINISVLYQDSESEQQEFSQQKHFSFPIKTITKEQKSLFKIEVAPYTYVIDKQGIIRYKGVLSSREIVNAYKFVQATT
- a CDS encoding MauE/DoxX family redox-associated membrane protein — its product is MLSWFFIGSGIMKLLSHRHFIQHVIHLRIVPPNALGKLSVMLLIGIELLLGILLNARILVFYVLFSLLLLMIGLTVLVVILIKKGKSSEDCGCYGRFYKEKLNASKVISNLIWISLILIAFFLPRDNSSFFANFLALLFMITRFAILRLNQFFTSFSLFKERL
- a CDS encoding YjfB family protein, whose product is MDIAALSTSMSQAALAQQVSLSVLRMAKGQVELQGQDLVQMMEKSIDPNLGKHIDVSV
- a CDS encoding S41 family peptidase — its product is MEYVDIFAEIVSIMHQDYAGFEEKKGWDNPDYFTQKIECLETSKLMTPQLFTDIVNEYLICFKDRHMYFLLHNSEKVEPKTCGFTVRNYEDTLYVTGVYEENRFGKGAKIVSIDGQSISSIRKMHREMLRESHPEREEWDDIMNKAKYFELINENKDLVKLELRLYGRTSKKSTYAIHFINEDTLLLTFSDFRDPDRIMNLIEKHKDDLLESKNLIVDVRRNSGGNAHAFSSLLRYIFKKGEKPTSDLKVREFNCSDRNVELFLKQAREVRNSTDNGETLKMLEFAENQFKKYQNQGFVAFDFSEYIAEVENNFEGEDNPKNVIILSDCYCASAGEELVEISKESSKVTIVGRATMGLNDYSDLVSVNWENQFSLYYPISRLKRKTETDPIHGKGIQPHMYIKWTPKHIEEDIDLNQALKLINS